From a region of the Tateyamaria omphalii genome:
- a CDS encoding NAD(P)H-dependent glycerol-3-phosphate dehydrogenase: MSVGIIGAGAFGTALAVALAEKGPVTLRARSDQQAVEMADTRQNTRRLPGVELPGNIAVTSKLETVLTCRTLLFAVPTQRLRRFVIGLDLSDHTAVACCKGIEVTTGDGPTSILSEARHAAVLTGPSFADDIARGLPTALTLACADNTVAEALQTQLSTSKLRLYRTADVTGAELGGALKNVIAIGCGAVMGAGLGDSARAALLTRGFAEMQRVAVALGAQAETLMGLSGLGDLTLTCTSDKSRNYRLGLALGAGREFDAAVTVEGAGTARALRGVAARHGLDLPICATVADLVDDKVDVPGAMARLMARPLKEE; encoded by the coding sequence GTGAGTGTCGGCATCATCGGTGCGGGTGCGTTCGGGACGGCGCTGGCCGTCGCATTGGCTGAGAAGGGGCCCGTGACCCTGCGGGCGCGGAGCGACCAACAGGCAGTCGAGATGGCGGATACGCGGCAAAACACGCGTCGTTTGCCCGGTGTGGAACTGCCGGGCAACATCGCTGTTACGTCCAAGTTAGAGACTGTTTTGACGTGCCGCACCCTGTTGTTTGCCGTGCCGACGCAACGGTTGCGTCGTTTCGTGATTGGATTGGATTTGTCCGATCACACGGCAGTTGCCTGCTGCAAGGGGATCGAGGTTACGACAGGTGACGGTCCGACGTCCATCCTATCCGAAGCGCGACATGCCGCGGTCCTGACCGGGCCCAGCTTTGCCGATGACATTGCGCGGGGATTGCCCACCGCGCTTACGCTGGCCTGCGCTGACAACACGGTGGCAGAGGCGCTGCAAACGCAGCTTTCCACGTCAAAATTGCGCCTTTATCGCACGGCGGATGTGACCGGAGCAGAGCTGGGTGGCGCGCTGAAAAACGTGATCGCCATCGGGTGCGGCGCGGTCATGGGTGCCGGTCTGGGTGACAGCGCCCGTGCGGCCCTTCTGACCCGTGGATTTGCCGAGATGCAGCGCGTTGCCGTGGCGCTGGGCGCGCAGGCCGAGACGTTGATGGGCCTGTCGGGTCTGGGCGATCTGACGCTGACCTGCACATCGGACAAGTCACGCAACTACCGGCTGGGCCTTGCCCTTGGGGCGGGAAGGGAATTTGATGCGGCCGTGACGGTCGAAGGTGCCGGGACGGCGCGGGCCCTGCGCGGTGTGGCCGCCCGGCATGGTTTGGACCTGCCCATTTGCGCCACGGTCGCAGACCTTGTGGATGACAAAGTCGATGTACCGGGTGCGATGGCCCGTTTGATGGCCCGCCCGCTGAAGGAGGAATGA
- the tsaD gene encoding tRNA (adenosine(37)-N6)-threonylcarbamoyltransferase complex transferase subunit TsaD — MTQAVTVLGIESSCDDTAAAVVRGVPGDMTVLSSVVFGQSDLHVDFGGVVPEIAARAHAERLDVSIARALDAAGVSLSGVDAIAATCGPGLIGGVVAGVMTAKGLAAATGKPLYGINHLAGHALTPRLSDGISFPYLMLLVSGGHCQFLLAHGPDDFTRLGGTIDDAPGEAFDKVARLIGLGQPGGPAVETAARAGDAARFAFPRPLSGKAGCDLSFSGLKTAVLRARDDIVAGQAGLTVQDQADLAASFQAAVSDSLAGKTRRALEVYLDLEPAQPTLCVAGGVAANMAIRSKLETVCADAGVAFNAPPLSLCTDNAAMIAAAAIEQMPYRDPDGMDLSARPRMPLDTKSAAMLGSGKKGAKA, encoded by the coding sequence ATGACGCAAGCCGTGACAGTTCTGGGGATCGAGAGCAGCTGCGATGATACGGCGGCGGCTGTGGTGCGTGGCGTGCCCGGCGATATGACGGTGCTGTCGTCGGTCGTGTTCGGTCAATCCGACCTGCATGTCGATTTCGGCGGCGTCGTGCCAGAGATCGCGGCCCGCGCCCATGCAGAGCGCCTGGATGTCAGCATTGCCCGCGCGTTGGACGCAGCGGGCGTGTCCCTGAGCGGTGTCGATGCCATTGCTGCCACGTGTGGTCCGGGTCTGATCGGTGGCGTGGTCGCTGGCGTGATGACGGCCAAGGGGCTGGCGGCCGCGACCGGCAAACCGCTCTATGGGATCAACCACCTTGCCGGGCACGCGCTGACGCCGCGCCTGTCGGATGGCATTTCGTTTCCTTATCTGATGTTGCTGGTGTCTGGCGGGCATTGCCAGTTCCTGCTGGCCCATGGTCCCGACGATTTCACCCGGCTTGGCGGCACCATCGACGACGCGCCGGGAGAGGCGTTTGACAAGGTGGCGCGGCTGATCGGTCTGGGCCAGCCAGGTGGTCCGGCGGTCGAGACGGCCGCACGTGCGGGCGACGCGGCGCGCTTTGCCTTTCCGCGCCCGTTGTCGGGCAAGGCGGGGTGCGATCTGAGCTTTTCCGGGTTGAAAACAGCCGTTTTGCGGGCGCGCGACGACATTGTGGCCGGGCAAGCGGGTCTGACGGTGCAGGATCAGGCGGACCTTGCCGCCTCGTTTCAGGCGGCTGTTTCGGACAGTCTGGCGGGCAAGACGCGGCGGGCTTTGGAGGTTTACCTCGACCTTGAACCGGCGCAGCCCACGCTTTGCGTTGCGGGCGGTGTGGCTGCAAATATGGCCATTCGGTCCAAGTTAGAGACTGTTTGTGCCGATGCGGGCGTTGCCTTCAACGCGCCACCGCTGTCCCTGTGCACTGACAACGCTGCGATGATTGCCGCCGCCGCCATCGAACAGATGCCCTACCGCGATCCTGATGGCATGGACCTGTCCGCCCGCCCGCGTATGCCGCTTGATACCAAAAGCGCGGCGATGCTGGGATCCGGCAAAAAGGGGGCCAAGGCGTGA
- a CDS encoding uroporphyrinogen-III synthase, producing MTRPLAAAQRFVQEMPADLAPRVTPVFSPLLRIDPMAEAPSLAPDVVVIFSSANAVQYGPDGAGRAAYCVGARTTAQANARGWSAQMAGQDADALVTQIAGHPPNVVLVHMRGRHTRGDIANRLRAAGHPVTEAIVYDQVLQPLNEAAQAALIGGDATIVPLFSPRTALEFAKQAPRATCVHVIALSGAVAKAAHPLTVHDLAARPDAAAMYDAIRQAISAG from the coding sequence ATGACCCGCCCGCTGGCCGCAGCGCAACGCTTCGTCCAGGAGATGCCAGCAGATCTGGCACCGCGGGTCACGCCCGTCTTCAGCCCGCTCTTGCGGATCGACCCGATGGCAGAGGCGCCGTCGCTCGCCCCGGACGTGGTGGTCATCTTTTCATCGGCAAACGCCGTGCAATATGGACCGGACGGGGCCGGGCGCGCGGCCTATTGCGTTGGGGCACGGACAACGGCGCAAGCAAACGCACGCGGATGGTCGGCGCAGATGGCGGGGCAGGACGCGGATGCGCTTGTGACCCAAATTGCGGGACATCCTCCCAATGTGGTGCTGGTACACATGCGCGGTCGTCACACGCGCGGCGATATCGCCAACCGTTTGCGCGCAGCCGGTCACCCCGTGACCGAGGCGATTGTCTATGATCAGGTGCTGCAACCGCTTAACGAAGCGGCACAGGCCGCGCTGATCGGGGGTGACGCGACGATTGTCCCACTTTTCTCTCCCCGCACGGCGTTGGAATTTGCCAAACAGGCCCCACGCGCCACATGCGTCCATGTGATCGCACTCAGCGGGGCGGTGGCAAAGGCGGCGCATCCTCTCACCGTGCACGATTTGGCAGCACGCCCAGATGCCGCTGCGATGTATGATGCGATCCGGCAGGCCATCAGTGCGGGTTGA
- a CDS encoding COG4223 family protein, whose amino-acid sequence MAKRKSPDKGPQTDTEADATDTADPKTETETGSTEVSADVAATEIIDLEAEEVDPKTATDAPDAQDEPIIQPEPEPEPEPEPEPEPEPEPEPEPEPEPEPEPEPEPEPEPENVPAPPPPQPQPERRSALPLVFAGIITALAGFIAGRTDILDPIFPPRLSADPERVAELNDTVTDLTARLEQTTADLAALQTQVQDQPTAAPADLGPLEQQLTALTERLDELADQPAPTAVVPDEAIDAALADLRATATAQQEEIDRLLADARLASENAEIAASATLARAAMNRVMAAVDNGGPFAAALGDLEQAGVSDIPEVLRSAAADGVQPLSDLQTAVPDAARDALAAARQADGSGGLGAFFERQLGTRSILPQEGSDPDAVLSRVEAATRDGRLGDALAEADALPDAAKAALGPWLEQAQLRHDAVTAANALAERLSAL is encoded by the coding sequence TTGGCCAAACGCAAAAGTCCGGATAAGGGGCCCCAGACAGACACGGAAGCAGACGCCACAGACACTGCTGATCCGAAGACCGAGACGGAAACGGGCAGCACAGAGGTGTCCGCGGACGTTGCTGCAACAGAGATCATCGACCTGGAAGCGGAAGAGGTCGATCCAAAAACCGCAACCGATGCGCCCGATGCGCAGGACGAACCCATAATTCAGCCTGAGCCTGAGCCTGAGCCTGAGCCTGAGCCTGAGCCTGAGCCTGAGCCTGAGCCTGAGCCTGAGCCTGAGCCTGAGCCTGAGCCTGAGCCTGAGCCTGAGCCTGAGCCTGAGCCTGAAAATGTGCCGGCGCCTCCGCCGCCGCAACCCCAACCCGAACGGCGCAGCGCCTTGCCGCTGGTCTTTGCTGGCATAATCACCGCATTGGCGGGCTTCATCGCCGGGCGGACCGACATCCTCGACCCGATCTTTCCGCCCCGCCTATCCGCAGACCCGGAACGGGTGGCAGAACTGAACGACACGGTGACGGACCTGACCGCGCGCCTGGAACAGACAACGGCAGACCTAGCCGCCTTGCAAACGCAGGTGCAGGACCAACCAACAGCCGCGCCCGCCGACCTCGGGCCACTGGAACAGCAGCTCACCGCTTTGACAGAGCGCTTAGACGAGCTGGCAGACCAGCCTGCCCCGACTGCCGTCGTCCCGGACGAAGCGATTGACGCCGCACTGGCGGACCTGCGTGCAACCGCAACCGCACAACAGGAAGAAATCGACCGCCTGCTCGCCGATGCGCGACTGGCCAGTGAAAACGCCGAAATCGCAGCCTCTGCCACGCTCGCACGCGCTGCAATGAACCGGGTGATGGCCGCCGTGGACAATGGCGGGCCGTTTGCGGCGGCGCTGGGTGATCTGGAACAGGCCGGTGTCTCGGACATTCCGGAGGTTCTGCGCAGCGCGGCCGCCGACGGCGTTCAACCCCTGTCAGACCTGCAAACGGCCGTGCCAGATGCGGCGCGCGACGCGCTTGCAGCGGCGCGGCAGGCGGATGGGTCCGGCGGCCTTGGCGCCTTCTTCGAACGGCAACTGGGCACTCGGTCGATCCTGCCGCAAGAGGGGTCAGACCCCGACGCCGTCCTGTCACGTGTCGAAGCGGCAACACGCGATGGCCGCCTGGGCGACGCGTTGGCCGAAGCGGACGCGCTGCCGGACGCGGCAAAGGCGGCCCTCGGGCCTTGGTTGGAACAGGCGCAACTGCGTCACGACGCGGTCACGGCCGCAAACGCATTGGCTGAACGCCTGTCGGCACTCTGA